A single Prevotella sp. E15-22 DNA region contains:
- the nrdG gene encoding anaerobic ribonucleoside-triphosphate reductase activating protein yields the protein MLKYVNTGIVFQEIPDEVTLAINISGCPCRCPGCHSQYLWEDVGLPLNTEALDDFVERFGNDITCISFMGGDADPKSVNLLAQYIHETYPQFKVAWYSGRLRVPAVIKKTDFDYIKIGPFIRHLGPLNSPTTNQRLYRQTADGEFEDITYRFWRKQQIS from the coding sequence ATGTTGAAATACGTAAACACAGGCATTGTCTTTCAAGAGATACCCGACGAAGTAACTTTGGCCATCAATATCAGTGGCTGTCCATGCCGCTGCCCGGGCTGCCATAGCCAGTATCTCTGGGAAGACGTTGGCCTTCCTCTGAATACCGAAGCGCTCGATGATTTCGTAGAGCGCTTCGGCAATGATATCACCTGTATCTCGTTTATGGGCGGTGATGCCGACCCAAAGAGTGTCAATCTGTTGGCGCAGTATATCCACGAGACCTATCCACAGTTCAAGGTGGCTTGGTATAGTGGCCGACTGCGTGTGCCGGCGGTCATCAAAAAGACCGACTTTGACTATATCAAAATCGGTCCTTTTATCCGTCATCTGGGACCCTTGAACAGTCCCACCACCAATCAGCGTCTCTATCGCCAGACCGCCGATGGTGAGTTTGAAGATATCACCTATCGCTTCTGGCGCAAACAGCAAATCTCTTAG